A single Deltaproteobacteria bacterium DNA region contains:
- a CDS encoding DUF177 domain-containing protein, translating into MKIALDDIKATPKELAYTEGVEELNARLDRGVHDYRVPRGLDVQAEYYRAGLDVFFHGSLRGQVVGTCARCLEEYAFGLDHPFVFVLEPRSVAPSESARLSAEDLALSYYEGEEIDLTPLVHEQIILALPTRPLCAESCRGLCPRCGANLNAGACGCPAAPPDPRLAVLHTLRGK; encoded by the coding sequence ATGAAGATCGCGCTCGACGACATCAAGGCCACGCCGAAGGAGCTCGCGTACACGGAGGGGGTGGAGGAGCTGAACGCGCGCCTCGACCGCGGCGTCCACGACTACCGCGTGCCGCGCGGCCTCGATGTGCAGGCGGAGTACTACCGCGCGGGGCTCGACGTCTTCTTCCACGGCTCGCTCCGCGGCCAGGTGGTCGGCACGTGTGCCCGCTGCCTCGAGGAGTACGCCTTCGGCCTCGATCATCCCTTCGTCTTCGTGCTCGAGCCGCGCTCGGTGGCACCCAGCGAGTCGGCCCGGCTCTCCGCCGAGGACCTCGCGCTCAGCTACTACGAGGGCGAGGAGATCGACCTGACGCCCCTCGTGCACGAGCAGATCATCCTCGCGCTGCCCACCCGCCCGCTGTGCGCGGAGTCCTGCCGCGGCCTCTGCCCGCGCTGCGGCGCGAACCTGAACGCCGGCGCGTGCGGCTGCCCCGCCGCGCCGCCCGATCCACGCCTGGCGGTGCTGCACACGCTGCGCGGGAAGTGA
- a CDS encoding 50S ribosomal protein L32, which yields MAVPKRRTSASKRDRRRAHDALSAPHVIACPQCGEPTLRHRACPHCGTYRGRKVVETEEG from the coding sequence ATGGCGGTACCCAAGCGCCGCACCTCGGCGAGCAAGCGCGACAGGCGGCGCGCGCACGACGCGCTCTCGGCGCCGCACGTGATCGCCTGCCCGCAATGTGGCGAGCCGACCCTGCGCCACCGGGCGTGCCCGCACTGCGGGACGTACCGCGGGCGCAAGGTCGTCGAGACCGAGGAAGGCTGA
- the lpxD gene encoding UDP-3-O-(3-hydroxymyristoyl)glucosamine N-acyltransferase — translation MKLSEIARALGGELRGDGGVEIVDVAPIEDAAPGTLTFLADRRLAARLTTTRAAAALLPRDAPEVSLPSVRVVHPYLAFVAAVELLHPLPPRPAPRIDPTAVIAASARLGPGALVGPHVVVGERTAIGRDATLHANVTIYDDVAIGDGFTAHAGVVVREGTRIGDRVVLHAGAVIGSDGFGYLPLPEGIRKIPQIGTVVLEDDVEVGANATVDRAALGATVVGRGTKIDNLVTVAHGCRIGPECLLAAQAGLAGSTTLGTRVMLGGQVGLAGHQTVGDGAQVAAKSGVHGDVPAGAVYGGYPATEVRVWRRASAALLRLPEVLRRLRRMERALGLGEEPPGEE, via the coding sequence ATGAAGCTCAGCGAGATCGCGCGCGCGCTCGGCGGCGAGTTGCGCGGCGACGGCGGGGTCGAGATCGTCGACGTGGCGCCGATCGAGGATGCGGCGCCGGGGACGCTCACCTTCCTGGCCGACCGCCGGCTGGCGGCCCGCCTCACCACCACGCGAGCCGCCGCCGCGCTCCTGCCGCGCGACGCGCCCGAGGTCTCGCTGCCCTCGGTGCGCGTCGTGCATCCGTACCTCGCCTTCGTGGCGGCGGTCGAGCTGCTCCATCCGCTGCCGCCGCGCCCGGCGCCGCGCATCGACCCCACCGCGGTGATCGCGGCGAGCGCGCGGCTCGGCCCGGGTGCGCTGGTCGGCCCGCACGTCGTGGTCGGCGAGCGCACCGCCATCGGTCGCGACGCCACCTTGCACGCGAACGTCACCATCTACGACGACGTGGCGATCGGCGACGGCTTCACGGCGCACGCCGGCGTCGTCGTGCGCGAGGGGACGCGCATCGGCGACCGCGTCGTGCTGCACGCCGGCGCGGTGATCGGTAGCGACGGGTTCGGCTACCTCCCGCTCCCCGAGGGCATCCGCAAGATCCCGCAGATCGGGACCGTCGTGCTCGAGGACGACGTCGAGGTCGGCGCCAACGCCACCGTCGACCGCGCGGCGCTGGGTGCGACCGTGGTCGGCCGCGGGACGAAGATCGACAACCTGGTCACGGTGGCCCACGGCTGCCGCATCGGCCCCGAGTGCCTGCTCGCGGCCCAGGCCGGGCTGGCAGGCAGCACGACGCTCGGGACGCGCGTCATGCTCGGCGGGCAGGTGGGGCTGGCCGGGCACCAGACGGTCGGGGACGGTGCGCAGGTGGCCGCCAAGTCGGGCGTGCACGGCGACGTCCCGGCAGGGGCGGTGTACGGCGGCTACCCGGCGACCGAGGTGCGGGTGTGGCGGCGGGCGTCCGCCGCGCTGCTCAGGCTCCCCGAGGTGCTCCGCCGCCTGCGCCGCATGGAGCGGGCGCTCGGCCTCGGGGAGGAGCCGCCCGGCGAGGAATGA